One genomic region from Yamadazyma tenuis chromosome 4, complete sequence encodes:
- a CDS encoding uncharacterized protein (COG:S; EggNog:ENOG503NVSI), with translation MEEQQHPQNMPFLSFLYTYLLGGVTFLPLLVIVFIYLHPKDKTFSQPDKQDDDDESPPKLLSAGEIEEDSSSGILAYKSGWLIVTQEYLESPDEISSQTQSINESSSAYSTLYKLVKNNNPNGDQNEVAEPISPRPANDKTKSLNKKHRYYALLKHGNLFLYKSQDLKDVKHVIVLSNQFVTLWPRDLPDGQLFTKRASICLIKKDWTRRRRLSENFENDKLTVQDILQSENNLTPPQGSFFIYCDTNIEKEDWYFTLIKASKSESDLGPWSSQLHAKTLHFQTDEMMDLIQTLYSSEGQLQTKWFNGLLGRLFLSLKRTDMLRNFLETRITKKLNKIKTPGFLDKFKLGNLDPGDSIPFFTYPNLKEINPNGTLLISSYVHYHGNLSCNISTKVNLNFGGRFTQSQVDVVLKVTVQKIEGPVIFKIKPPPSDRIWYSFEIEPLINLKIEPIISSRPITYSIITSTIEKRFKDAIKESLVVPNYDDVVFFDTEGDVYRAGVWDKTQSSDSSETALDDEMIKKSELNTDDAYRNDQSIRSVRSVDSDTSSIDKLKLTATLSDLSQKIKKSKSTHTVGVTGSNFLSDGSIMEPRQRTLNKNLNKTFKKIGDWYNSKDETKDKKEQDKVEMYSNRRRPRQASNERIPEQNLSSPVDMFAKNKSAHSRSSSKFSVSSDYSQQSESSPRGDFSPQARSLRAENLPDDNYSTSSLGPPTFGKFASDIIEEESSIFPQRIEMSEEKPSTQLPVAALLKTSSGNSDFSVEQMPELNEKIPNPFDEELNELIQLDHQVSNENEPHRTASKLHRRSPPPL, from the coding sequence ATGGAAGAGCAgcaacatccacaaaataTGCCATTCTTATCGTTTCTATATACATATTTGCTAGGAGGTGTTACATTCCTTCCGCTTCTAGTGATTGTATTCATCTATCTCCACCCCAAAGACAAAACCTTTTCTCAGCCCGATAaacaagatgatgatgacgagTCTCCACCTAAGCTCCTTAGCGCAGGTGAGATAGAAGAAGATTCCCTGTCAGGGATATTGGCTTACAAGTCAGGATGGCTAATCGTCACGCAAGAGTATTTAGAATCGCCAGATGAGATCAGTTCCCAAACCCAATCCATAAATGAGAGTTCCTCCGCCTATTCAACATTGTATAAGTTGGTTAAAAATAATAATCCCAATGGTGATCAAAACGAAGTAGCTGAACCTATCAGCCCGCGTCCTGCCAATGATAAGACCAAATCCCTCAACAAAAAACACAGGTACTATGCCTTATTAAAACACGGGAATTTATTCTTGTATAAGAGCcaggacttgaaagatgTTAAACATGTGATTGTACTTTCTAATCAGTTTGTCACGTTGTGGCCTCGTGATTTGCCTGACGGACAATTGTTCACCAAAAGAGCCTCTATctgtttgatcaaaaaaGACTGGACTCGAAGAAGACGCTTGTCTGAAAACTTTGAGAATGATAAGCTAACAGTTCAAGATATCCTCCAGCTggaaaacaacttgactCCACCACAAGGATCGTTTTTCATCTACTGTGACACCAATATTGAAAAGGAAGACTGGTACTTTactttgatcaaagctTCCAAGTCAGAATCGGATTTGGGACCATGGAGCTCTCAGTTGCATGCAAAAACccttcattttcaaacagATGAGATGATGGACTTGATTCAAACGCTCTACAGTTCTGAGGGACAGCTACAGACCAAGTGGTTTAATGGACTTTTAGGACGACTTTTTTTGTCTCTCAAGCGTACGGATATGTTGAGGAACTTCTTGGAGACCAGAATCACTAAAAAGCTCAATAAAATTAAGACCCCAGGAtttttggacaagttcaagttgggaaaTTTGGATCCTGGTGACTCTATTCCTTTCTTCACTTACCCAAACCTAAAGGAAATTAATCCAAATGGTACCTTACTTATCTCCTCATATGTTCATTACCATGGTAATTTATCTTGTAATatttccaccaaagtcaacTTAAATTTCGGAGGAAGATTCACCCAAAGTCAGGTGGATGTGGTGCTCAAAGTGACTGTTCAGAAAATAGAAGGTCCCGTTATTTTTAAAATAAAGCCACCTCCTAGTGATAGGATCTGGTATAGTTTCGAAATTGAGCCTTTGATAAACTTAAAAATAGAACCTATCATTAGTTCTCGTCCCATAACCTACAGTATCATTACCAGCACGATTGAAAAGAGGTTTAAGGATGCTATAAAGGAAAGTTTGGTTGTGCCCAATTATGACGATGTGGTCTTCTTTGATACTGAAGGAGATGTTTACAGAGCGGGTGTTTGGGATAAAACTCAATCTTCTGATTCCTCAGAAACTGCACTAGATGATGagatgatcaagaaatCCGAATTAAATACAGACGATGCCTATCGGAATGATCAACTGATACGATCTGTTAGGTCCGTTGACTCTGATACATCTTCCATTGATAAGCTCAAACTTACTGCAACCTTAAGTGACTTGTCCCAAAAGAtcaaaaaatcaaaatcaactcaTACTGTGGGTGTCACTGGTTCGAACTTCCTTTCTGATGGTTCGATCATGGAACCCCGCCAGAGAACCTTAAACAAGAACCTCAacaaaaccttcaaaaagaTAGGTGATTGGTACAATTCTAAAGATGAaaccaaagacaagaaagaacAAGACAAAGTGGAAATGTACTCCAACAGAAGGCGCCCCAGGCAGGCCAGTAATGAGAGAATCCCTGAGCAGAATCTTTCTTCTCCGGTTGATATGTTTGCTAAGAACAAACTGGCCCACTCGAGAAGCAGTTCCAAGTTCAGTGTCAGCAGCGATTATAGCCAACAAAGTGAATCGAGTCCAAGAGGAGACTTTAGTCCCCAGGCTAGAAGCCTAAGAGCTGAAAATTTGCCCGATGATAACTATTCTACTTCTTCACTTGGaccaccaacttttggTAAATTCGCTTCCgacattattgaagaagaatctaGTATCTTCCctcaaagaattgaaatGTCAGAGGAAAAGCCTTCAACTCAATTACCCGTTGCAGCATTATTGAAGACATCATCAGGGAACAGTGACTTCAGTGTTGAGCAAATGCCTGAATTAAACGAGAAAATACCAAATCcatttgatgaagaattgaacgAATTGATCCAGCTTGATCATCAGGTATCCAATGAAAATGAACCCCATCGAACTGCTTCAAAGCTCCATAGGAGATCTCCTCCTCCATTATAA
- a CDS encoding uncharacterized protein (EggNog:ENOG503NVJX; COG:P) codes for MTDKVEECTSDYREPYVKPVNWLHKLDKLGVEVRGIERVSPEERELMKHSKKYAIARQFVDIFGLWFAACGGLTSMSSFFLPTLLFGLNLRDALISGIISLNFGCLVPAYCSIMGPKSGCRQIVSARFVFGFWGVKLVAIVCVVGLVGWSVVNCVLGGQILAASFGVSLDVGIVVAAVCALVISIFGIKVLLRFQTAFSIPITIANILFYIVVLKNAKYIEPSNELIAEQGYSSLTSRGNWLSFFTIGFSVTATWGGAGADYYIHIPENTPSWQVFTVTFLGIAVPTTLVAVVGIYCGAIAYGNPAWTDVYNTQGVGGLINVPFEPWGRFGKFVVVVLYISLICNNIMNSYSGGVDLQLIDRRMARIPRWCYAILVTAIYLILSLLGKNKFSAIISNFLPMLGYWISIYIAILLEENLIFRAPATRHLHSREFEDDRDVESYSYNWPVWDDPTRITYGLAAMGAFAVGAVGAVVGMNQVYWQGPIARQIGDYGGDIGFFLCFGFAGVAYPLLRFLELKYLQK; via the coding sequence ATGACCgacaaagttgaagaatgtaCCAGCGACTATAGAGAGCCATACGTCAAGCCTGTGAACTGGCTTCACAAATTAGACAAACTAGGAGTGGAAGTCAGAGGTATTGAACGGGTATCGCCGGAGGAGAGAGAGCTAATGAAGCACCTGAAAAAGTACGCCATTGCCCGTCAGTTTGTTGATATTTTCGGCTTATGGTTTGCTGCTTGTGGTGGGTTAACCTCCATGTCTTCGTTTTTTCTTCCCACTCTACTTTTTGGTCTCAATTTACGAGATGCCCTCATCAGTGGAATTATATCTTTAAATTTTGGGTGCTTAGTACCGGCGTACTGTTCTATCATGGGACCCAAATCAGGATGTCGTCAGATTGTCAGTGCCCGTTTTGTGTTTGGGTTTTGGGGTGTGAAACTTGTGGCTATAGTTTGTGTGGTTGGACTTGTGGGTTGGTCTGTGGTAAATTGTGTACTTGGAGGCCAGATTTTGGCTGCTTCGTTTGGGGTTAGCTTGGATGTGGGGATAGTGGTAGCTGCTGTTTGTGCTCTTGTTATTTCGATTTTTGGAATCAAAGTGTTGCTCAGATTCCAAACCGCTTTTTCTATTCCTATCACCATTGCAAACATCTTATTTTATAttgtggtgttgaaaaatgcaAAGTACATCGAGCCCAGTAATGAGTTGATTGCTGAGCAGGGATACTCTTCGTTGACTTCGAGAGGTAACTGGCTTTCGTTTTTCACCATTGGATTCTCGGTGACAGCTACCTGGGGTGGAGCGGGTGCTGATTATTATATCCACATTCCTGAAAATACGCCGTCTTGGCAAGTTTTTACCGTGACTTTCTTGGGAATTGCTGTTCCTACCACGCTTGTGGCGGTAGTTGGAATATACTGTGGTGCCATAGCCTACGGGAACCCTGCATGGACTGATGTCTACAATACTCAAGGAGTAGGAGGCCTTATTAACGTTCCCTTCGAGCCTTGGGGCCGGTTTGGcaagtttgtggtggtggttctcTATATCTCATTGATCTGTAACAATATCATGAACTCATACTCAGGAGGAGTTGATCTCCAATTAATTGATAGAAGAATGGCCCGTATTCCCCGGTGGTGTTATGCCATTCTTGTCACTGCTATTTATTTGATCTTATCATTGCTAGGGAAGAACAAGTTTTCAGCCatcatttccaactttttaCCCATGCTTGGCTATTGGATCTCCATATATATTGCCATTTTATTGGAAGAGAATCTCATATTCAGAGCACCGGCTACCAGACACTTACATTCTCGAGAATTCGAAGATGATCGGGACGTGGAGCTGTACCTGTATAACTGGCCGGTGTGGGATGATCCTACTCGGATTACCTATGGGTTGGCTGCAATGGGTGCTTTTGCAGTTGGGGCAGTTGGAGCTGTGGTAGGTATGAACCAAGTATATTGGCAAGGTCCAATTGCTAGACAAATAGGGGACTACGGTGGAGACATTGGGTTTTTCTTGTGCTTTGGCTTTGCCGGTGTGGCTTATCCACTTCTTAGGTTTTTAGAGTTAAAATACTTGCAAAAGTGA
- a CDS encoding uncharacterized protein (COG:K; EggNog:ENOG503P2AE) has protein sequence MSPSDELLENYFHWYQQSISHPLTNELCAGTLPDFKLFTYLVQDLKYFETGADLISKTMRLSDSKEASSTIYEYIGGLSTENKYFHVCIHELKQSEEVQKRVPHMLGENSETLPAVKKYIDYLDYLLNESNSYVELITVVYIMEKVYLGWVEFNLQQGSISKSLEYKHQEWIDLHSGEDFEKWVKFLAQEVDRVAPSDMETFEQTAKKTLELEVEFFEDCYNYNS, from the coding sequence ATGTCGCCATCAGATGAATTATTGGAAAATTACTTCCATTGGTATCAACAGTCAATTCTGCACCCCTTGACAAATGAATTGTGTGCTGGTACTTTACCCGATTTTAAGCTCTTCACGTACTTGGTTCAGGACTTGAAGTACTTTGAAACCGGGGCAGACTTGATATCTAAAACCATGAGACTAAGTGATAGTAAAgaagcatcttcaactATTTATGAATATATCGGCGGATTGAGCACTGAAAACAAGTACTTTCATGTTTGTATACATGAATTGAAACAGTCAGAAGAGGTACAGAAAAGAGTTCCTCATATGCTTGGAGAAAACTCGGAAACTCTTCCAGCCGTTAAGAAGTATATCGATTACCTCGACTATTTGCTTAATGAGTCCAATTCTTATGTGGAATTGATAACCGTCGTTTATATCATGGAAAAAGTGTACCTTGGATGGGTTGAATTCAATTTGCAACAAGGTTCAATTTCGAAGAGTCTTGAATACAAACACCAAGAGTGGATAGATTTGCACAGTGGAGAggattttgaaaaatgggTCAAGTTTCTTGCTCAGGAGGTTGACAGAGTGGCTCCCTCGGACATGGAAACATTTGAACAAACAGCAAAAAAGACCCTTGAATTGGAAGTCgagttctttgaagactGCTACAACTACAATTCATAA
- the SCO1 gene encoding Cu-binding protein (COG:C; EggNog:ENOG503NY20; BUSCO:EOG09264ENO), which produces MFSTRLIKPQLWKGVNFPAVPRFISTSSIRLNADSNKNPKSPSESTSTGGSGKKRPLSRIAIGGEQSKQKFAAGNSIEFASWKAVIVLLVAGGAATYWFSREKERIRIQKEVESKRSYGKPLVGGNFTLMDTEGDKFTQENLKNDKKMFSIIYFGFTHCPDVCPEELDKLGEMLTELDKDKIQLQPIFITCDPARDTPDVIKTYLSDFHPSIIGLTGTYEAIKNTCKKYRVYFSTPPNVKPGQDYLVDHSIFFYLMDSEGSFVDVIGREVDSKEGAQKIRDHVDAFIPQAEREKRQEGWLSFLYK; this is translated from the coding sequence ATGTTCTCTACTAGATTGATTAAACCACAACTATGGAAGGGCGTGAATTTCCCAGCTGTACCCCGTTTCATATCAACATCTTCTATAAGACTTAATGCTgactccaacaaaaacccCAAGTCTCCAAGCGAGTCCACCTCCACTGGTGGATCGGGTAAGAAGAGGCCATTGAGCAGAATAGCTATTGGAGGAGAGCAGTCCAAGCAAAAATTCGCTGCTGGTAACAGTATTGAGTTTGCTTCCTGGAAAGCGGTGAttgtgttgttggtggCTGGAGGAGCTGCTACTTATTGGTTCTCTCGGGAAAAAGAAAGAATAAGAATacaaaaagaagttgaaagtaAAAGAAGTTATGGTAAACCATTGGTGGGAGGTAACTTTACATTGATGGATACTGAAGGAGACAAGTTCACGcaagaaaacttgaaaaatgaCAAGAAGATGTTTTCAATCATCTATTTTGGATTTACACATTGTCCTGATGTGTGTCCTGAGGAATTGGATAAGTTGGGGGAGATGCTAACTGAATTAGACAAGGATAAAATACAGTTGCAACCAATTTTCATCACATGTGACCCTGCTAGAGATACCCCTGATGTAATCAAGACGTATTTGAGTGACTTTCACCCTTCCATTATTGGATTAACCGGTACTTATGAAGCAATCAAAAACACTTGTAAGAAATACCGGGTGTACTTTTCAACTCCTCCAAACGTCAAACCTGGTCAAGACTATTTAGTTGATCACTCAATCTTTTTTTACTTGATGGACAGTGAGGGAAGCTTTGTGGATGTTATTGGAAGAGAAGTTGATAGTAAAGAAGGAGCTCAAAAGATTAGAGATCATGTTGACGCATTCATTCCACAAGCTGAGAGAGAGAAAAGACAAGAAGGATGGTTGAGTTTCCTCTATAAATAA
- a CDS encoding uncharacterized protein (EggNog:ENOG503NYEK; COG:S) — protein sequence MASISGLLQWCKENGTLLSPRVEFKNIDATNIGGFFQNSEKEAADDLEDEHIRLPLKLAITVSDAIKSFSDGNEADTFTNISNKTSNINSLLKLFLAREKSEKYLSKSFYQPYLTLLPSLTDINSPYTWSPEDKESLRGTNLGSALKENLAALVEEWWQVINLLPESIDKPEQHFVNMKFYYEFKFHQEKDLYELFNTEQDFNNWTSFTNYLWSSLILKSRSFPAYLIKNVDKEKDIKMDEAMLLPVVDLLNHSMKADVEWSVTRTGGTDFFNFKSNSALVGRELFNNYGRKGNEELLLAYGFCIEGNEADTTALKIKIPVEMLPELEQAGVKLPRLSDYTTAVVRTDEPTPDNKGDYSEFSDGLLFFVTVNNVPENLISLFQQLVKTPWETDITLRTKLAGINHLRQALESKITIINEIKKPSAQSANTRNIDIYVSSQKQILNSAVKILKRKEKDILVDPEVKPNLVTLKTVYKKDKKFADALLVSLGVTSYEQLIEHSFQDQAWLLFLIRCHNKKEYADEEENYLPDWIHDSFERMTKEHTITAEEIVQYQELYESLVIPLTSTAPDVFNRGVWTVEQLIISARLLDTISFVRGKKQECILVKT from the coding sequence ATGGCATCGATCTCTGGACTTTTACAGTGGTGCAAGGAAAACGGAACCTTATTATCTCCAAGGGTAGAATTCAAAAATATTGATGCCACAAACATTGGCGGgtttttccaaaactctGAAAAAGAGGCAGCTGATGATTTAGAAGATGAGCACATTAGATTACCATTGAAATTGGCCATCACAGTATCAGATGCAATCAAATCGTTTAGTGATGGGAATGAAGCTGACACATTCACCAACATTTCTAACAAGACATCCAATATAAActcattgttgaagttattCTTGGCCCGTGAAAAGTCTGAAAAGTACctttccaagtccttctATCAGCCATATCTCACTCTTCTTCCTAGTTTGACTGATATCAATTCTCCTTACACTTGGTCTCCGGAGGACAAAGAATCTTTAAGAGGTACGAATCTAGGAAGCGCGTTGAAGGAGAATTTGGCTGCTCTTGTGGAGGAATGGTGGCAAGTCATCAACTTGCTTCCAGAAAGCATTGACAAACCAGAGCAGCACTTTGTCAACATGAAGTTTTATTATGAATTCAAGTTCCACCAAGAGAAAGACCTTTATGAATTGTTCAATACTGAACaagacttcaacaattggaCAAGTTTCACAAACTATTTGTGgtcttctttgattttgaagtctAGATCATTTCCCGCctatttgatcaagaatgTCGATAAAGAAAAAGATATCAAGATGGATGAAGCCATGTTATTACCTGTGGTAGATTTGTTGAATCATAGCATGAAAGCCGATGTTGAATGGTCCGTTACCAGGACAGGAGGTAccgatttcttcaacttcaaatctaACTCAGCGTTGGTGGGCAGAGAATTGTTTAATAACTATGGCAGAAAAGGTAATGAGGAACTCCTTCTTGCCTATGGGTTCTGCATCGAAGGTAATGAAGCCGATACTACAGCtttgaaaatcaagatCCCAGTGGAAATGTTACCTGAATTAGAACAAGCTGGTGTCAAACTCCCACGACTTTCAGATTATACTACTGCGGTGGTGAGAACTGATGAGCCTACCCCTGACAATAAAGGAGACTACAGTGAGTTTTCTGATGGGTTACTTTTTTTTGTGACAGTCAATAATGTCCCCGAAAACTTAATTTCACTCTTCCAGCAATTGGTCAAAACTCCATGGGAAACTGATATAACTTTAAGAACCAAATTAGCTGGAATTAATCATTTAAGGCAGGCCCTTGAGTCTAaaatcaccatcatcaacgagatcaagaaaccaTCAGCACAGTCTGCTAATACTAGAAACATCGATATCTATGTTTCCAGCCAAAAACAGATTCTTAATTCTGCCGTGAAAATACTCAAACGGAAAGAAAAGGATATACTAGTTGATCCAGAGGTCAAACCAAATCTTGTTACACTCAAGACCGTCTAtaagaaagacaagaagtttgCAGACGCCCTTTTGGTGTCACTAGGAGTCACTTCGTATGAACAATTGATTGAACATAGCTTCCAGGATCAAGCATGGTTATTGTTTTTGATCCGGTGCCACAACAAGAAAGAGTATGctgacgaagaagaaaactaTCTTCCTGACTGGATCCATGATAGTTTTGAGAGAATGACCAAAGAACATACAATAACTGCCGAAGAAATCGTTCAATATCAAGAATTATACGAGAGCCTCGTTATACCATTAACCAGTACGGCACCCGATGTATTCAATAGAGGTGTATGGACGGTTGAACAGCTTATAATCAGTGCCAGACTTCTTGATACAATCAGCTTTGTCAGGGGCAAGAAGCAAGAATGCATTCTTGTCAAGACCTAA